In Candidatus Pelagibacter sp. RS39, the following proteins share a genomic window:
- a CDS encoding glycosyltransferase family 61 protein — protein sequence MNKIKKKLSFLYKSLIRLLFIFIYGKIIFCKNPENEKDISIEEVKDENLKGPDNLKYLIYKVKNGRIFNDFVENVAIISGNKIIDKVSYQQVKGEFKDANHNSVLYKGSPYLKKKFKGRVLSLTQGASGHRNYFHWLYDILPKINICSKNYNLKEIDYLYLSKLEKYQKSTLEILGYDNFKIIEANKNRHIQADEIICSEHPWYKRGFILEEAKRLPEWIVNWIYDSFINYGKQFNCNERIFIDRSESTFSHCQFINNKEIINFLENEGFTSYKVGQLTFQEQIYLFNNAKIIIGAHGAAFANLVFCKKNTKIIEIKPKNHPNYVDQHISKIKELNFNLIETNHFEDKEKKGDIFFNPMDFKEFL from the coding sequence ATGAATAAGATTAAAAAAAAACTTAGTTTTTTATACAAAAGTTTAATTAGATTATTGTTCATATTTATATATGGTAAAATAATTTTTTGTAAGAATCCTGAAAATGAAAAAGATATTTCAATTGAGGAAGTAAAAGATGAAAATCTTAAAGGTCCAGATAATCTTAAATATTTAATTTATAAAGTTAAAAATGGGAGAATATTTAATGATTTTGTAGAGAATGTTGCAATTATATCTGGTAATAAAATTATTGATAAAGTTTCTTACCAACAAGTTAAAGGTGAATTCAAAGATGCAAATCATAACTCGGTTCTTTATAAAGGGTCACCTTATTTAAAGAAAAAATTTAAAGGAAGAGTTTTATCATTAACTCAGGGAGCTAGTGGTCACAGAAATTATTTTCATTGGCTTTATGATATTTTACCCAAAATAAATATTTGCTCTAAAAATTATAATTTAAAAGAAATAGATTATTTGTATTTATCAAAGCTTGAAAAATATCAAAAATCAACCTTGGAAATTTTGGGTTATGATAATTTTAAAATAATTGAAGCAAATAAGAATAGACATATTCAAGCTGACGAGATCATTTGTTCTGAACACCCTTGGTATAAAAGAGGGTTTATATTGGAAGAGGCCAAGAGATTACCTGAATGGATTGTAAATTGGATATATGACTCATTTATTAATTATGGAAAACAATTCAATTGTAACGAAAGAATATTTATTGATAGAAGTGAGTCAACTTTTTCTCATTGTCAATTTATTAATAATAAAGAAATTATAAACTTCTTAGAAAATGAAGGTTTTACAAGTTATAAAGTTGGACAGCTAACATTTCAGGAGCAAATATATCTTTTTAATAATGCAAAAATAATTATAGGTGCTCATGGAGCAGCATTCGCAAATTTAGTATTTTGCAAAAAAAATACTAAAATCATTGAAATAAAACCAAAAAATCATCCAAACTATGTTGATCAACACATTTCAAAAATAAAGGAATTAAATTTTAATTTGATAGAAACTAACCATTTTGAAGATAAAGAAAAAAAAGGTGATATTTTTTTTAATCCAATGGACTTTAAGGAATTTTTATAA